In Anaerostipes hadrus ATCC 29173 = JCM 17467, a single genomic region encodes these proteins:
- a CDS encoding YfhO family protein, translated as MTNKIKDILKTHKYLLLSFFLPVLLLEGIAIAEKIQPFGSESFLIVDALHQYLPFFADYQEKLKSMDSMFYSFHAGLGYNFLGLWAYYLASPLNLVIALVSKSMLTMILSHLYVLKIALCCFTAAFYFRKRRGKDEISIVAFGMAYGLCSYMVGYSWNIMWMEVMMMLPLILYGIDKLIKEHDGRLYCFALFISLWCNFYMSYMTCLFLILWYLLYSHKNVKEFFTNGFRFAGYSLLSGAMAAVVLLPAYLGIMQTSSAKLQFPKELWYGTFGNLFSRHFLGTTPLTMAVDDSKINLYCGILTLLMAGFYLAVREIRLIDKIRRLLLLVFLFFSFNMPVLGYVWHGFHDQYGIPNRFAFLYIFALLAMAYEGYCVLVRGKRKVSLWIYFAVILCGILIGITMKTSTVKLEMKTVYATVAAIAVYMVCFALYQKKIFRKKIFTTLICFLFIVETAAMAVMGFQENGTVDTDSYFQDTKAITEVKKEYQKNVEIRMELISGRMLDESIWHTLNGMTLFGSTAQGNVVDMMDQLGFYTGVNEYLYEGATPFTNNLMSMKYQIYRPYDTKYTEFSLKESVGNVTVYKNPYRTALAYTMDDLVQTWDYEDYNPFYVQNDLATSAFDVDELFHIVKTAKPQLNDCKITSDNGDGEYVFENTSARPDNMVFTIRSTKTRRLYIHFDGSQVENTVIEKNGEQVLTGRLDSQIIYLGNVQKGDEIRIKMQLKQDNEMSGVVRLTAAELDEEVMEELAQRMQENAWKLTSAKGNHLSGTIHAQEDQMLFFSIPYDKGWTVKIDGKKVKTKALGKAFLTVKVPEGKHKVSLTYVSVGFKEGAILSIAGFVVFILIMAFFRRKKKAAVKEV; from the coding sequence ATGACAAACAAAATCAAAGACATATTGAAAACTCATAAGTATCTGTTACTCTCGTTTTTTCTGCCGGTTCTTCTATTAGAAGGAATCGCGATCGCAGAGAAGATACAGCCATTTGGCAGTGAATCATTTCTGATCGTTGATGCATTGCATCAGTATTTGCCCTTTTTTGCAGATTATCAGGAAAAATTAAAAAGCATGGATTCGATGTTTTATTCTTTTCATGCAGGTCTTGGATACAATTTCCTTGGACTATGGGCGTATTATCTGGCAAGTCCACTAAATCTGGTGATCGCACTTGTGTCAAAATCAATGCTTACGATGATATTAAGTCATTTGTATGTCTTAAAGATCGCACTGTGCTGCTTTACAGCCGCATTTTATTTTAGAAAACGTCGTGGAAAGGATGAGATATCCATTGTTGCGTTCGGAATGGCATATGGATTATGCAGTTATATGGTTGGCTACAGTTGGAATATTATGTGGATGGAAGTCATGATGATGCTTCCACTCATTTTGTATGGTATTGATAAGCTGATCAAAGAACATGATGGAAGACTTTATTGTTTTGCATTATTTATTTCTTTATGGTGTAACTTTTATATGTCCTATATGACATGTTTATTTTTAATCTTGTGGTATTTACTATATTCACATAAAAATGTCAAAGAATTTTTTACAAATGGATTCCGCTTTGCAGGATATTCACTGTTATCTGGAGCAATGGCAGCGGTTGTGTTACTGCCAGCTTACCTTGGGATCATGCAGACATCCTCAGCCAAATTACAATTTCCAAAAGAATTATGGTATGGAACATTTGGAAATCTGTTTTCCAGACATTTTCTTGGGACAACACCGCTTACGATGGCGGTAGATGACAGTAAGATCAATTTATATTGTGGAATCTTAACCTTATTAATGGCAGGATTTTATCTGGCAGTTAGAGAAATTCGCCTGATCGATAAGATTCGAAGATTGTTATTACTTGTATTTTTATTTTTTAGTTTCAATATGCCTGTCTTAGGTTATGTTTGGCATGGTTTTCATGATCAGTATGGAATTCCAAACCGCTTTGCGTTTTTGTATATTTTTGCATTGCTTGCGATGGCGTATGAAGGATATTGTGTGTTGGTAAGAGGCAAAAGAAAAGTTTCACTGTGGATTTATTTTGCAGTGATCCTATGCGGTATTTTGATCGGAATCACAATGAAAACGTCGACAGTGAAATTGGAAATGAAAACGGTTTACGCAACAGTTGCAGCGATCGCAGTTTATATGGTTTGTTTCGCATTATATCAGAAGAAGATTTTCAGGAAGAAAATATTTACGACATTGATCTGTTTCTTATTTATAGTAGAAACCGCAGCGATGGCAGTGATGGGATTTCAGGAAAATGGAACCGTCGATACAGATAGTTATTTTCAGGATACCAAAGCTATCACAGAAGTAAAAAAAGAGTATCAGAAAAATGTAGAGATAAGAATGGAATTGATCAGTGGGCGTATGCTTGATGAAAGTATCTGGCATACCTTAAATGGAATGACATTGTTTGGTTCCACAGCACAGGGAAACGTTGTCGATATGATGGATCAGCTTGGATTCTACACGGGTGTAAATGAATATTTATATGAAGGTGCAACGCCATTTACAAATAATCTGATGTCCATGAAATATCAGATTTACCGTCCATATGATACGAAATATACCGAATTTTCACTAAAAGAAAGTGTTGGAAATGTCACGGTTTATAAAAATCCTTATCGAACAGCACTTGCCTATACGATGGATGACTTGGTACAAACTTGGGATTATGAAGATTATAATCCATTTTATGTACAAAATGATCTGGCAACGAGTGCATTTGATGTTGATGAGTTGTTTCATATAGTCAAAACAGCTAAGCCGCAATTAAACGATTGTAAGATCACATCCGATAATGGTGATGGAGAATATGTATTTGAAAATACATCCGCCCGACCAGATAACATGGTATTTACGATCAGATCAACAAAAACAAGGCGGTTGTATATTCATTTTGATGGAAGCCAGGTAGAAAATACTGTGATCGAGAAAAATGGAGAACAGGTTTTGACGGGAAGGCTGGATTCACAGATTATTTATCTTGGAAACGTGCAGAAAGGTGATGAGATCCGTATCAAAATGCAACTCAAACAAGATAATGAAATGTCTGGAGTTGTAAGACTGACAGCAGCGGAACTTGATGAAGAAGTGATGGAAGAACTTGCACAGAGGATGCAGGAAAATGCATGGAAACTTACCAGTGCCAAAGGAAATCATCTAAGTGGAACGATCCATGCACAGGAAGATCAGATGTTATTTTTCTCAATTCCATACGATAAAGGATGGACGGTGAAGATTGATGGCAAGAAAGTGAAAACAAAAGCACTTGGGAAAGCATTTTTGACAGTGAAAGTGCCGGAAGGAAAGCATAAAGTTTCACTGACTTATGTATCTGTTGGATTTAAAGAAGGGGCAATTTTGAGTATTGCAGGTTTTGTTGTTTTTATCCTGATCATGGCTTTTTTCAGAAGAAAGAAAAAAGCTGCAGTTAAAGAAGTATAA
- a CDS encoding glycosyltransferase family 2 protein translates to MKSVAMAFYNGAKYIDEQIRSILDNMEETDELIISVDDASDGSEAILEDWVQNDQRIRIIKGPGKGVVKNFENAFKHCRGEIIFLSDQDDVWKKNKMREIERVFEDPKVMAVVHDAQIVDEKLSSLDQTTFEWRNSGTGFWKNMKKNSYIGCCMAVRRSAMKRILPIPDDIWIHDQWIGLLSEQLGKVVFLEEPLIYYRRHGGNVTELTHGSIASMIKKRYHMIMGINHRVKEWSRHDKQNQRHIENS, encoded by the coding sequence ATGAAATCTGTGGCAATGGCCTTTTATAATGGCGCGAAATATATAGATGAGCAAATAAGATCGATTCTTGATAATATGGAAGAGACAGATGAACTGATCATTTCAGTGGATGATGCTAGTGATGGATCAGAAGCAATACTTGAGGATTGGGTCCAAAACGACCAAAGAATCCGCATAATTAAAGGACCTGGGAAGGGTGTCGTAAAAAATTTTGAGAATGCATTTAAGCATTGTCGAGGGGAGATCATCTTCTTATCTGATCAGGATGATGTGTGGAAAAAAAATAAAATGAGAGAGATTGAGCGTGTATTTGAAGACCCGAAAGTGATGGCAGTTGTTCATGATGCACAGATTGTAGATGAAAAACTTTCATCTTTAGATCAAACCACTTTTGAGTGGAGAAATAGCGGAACAGGCTTCTGGAAGAATATGAAAAAGAATTCCTATATCGGATGCTGTATGGCAGTCAGAAGATCCGCAATGAAAAGAATTCTGCCGATTCCAGATGACATCTGGATTCATGACCAATGGATCGGATTGCTGTCAGAACAACTCGGGAAAGTTGTATTTTTGGAGGAACCTCTTATTTATTATCGAAGACATGGGGGAAATGTTACGGAATTGACCCATGGTTCGATCGCATCCATGATCAAAAAAAGATATCATATGATCATGGGAATCAATCACCGTGTAAAAGAATGGAGCAGACATGACAAACAAAATCAAAGACATATTGAAAACTCATAA
- the gdhA gene encoding NADP-specific glutamate dehydrogenase, whose product MSYVDEVIEQVVAQNPAEPEFHQAVKEVLESLRAVVEANEEAFRRDALLERLVNPERQFKFRVPWVDDKGQVHVNTGYRVQFNSAIGPYKGGLRLHPSVNLGIIKFLGFEQIFKNSLTGLPIGGGKGGSDFDPKGKSDREIMAFCQSFMTELCKYIGADTDVPAGDIGTGAREIGYMFGQYKRIRGLYEGVLTGKGLSYGGSLARTEATGYGLLYFTDEMLKCNGKSIKGATIAVSGAGNVAIYAIEKAQQLGAKVVTASDSTGWIYDKDGIDVELLKEVKEVKRARLTEYAAARPSAEYHEGRGVWSIPVDIALPCATQNELHLEDAKQLVANGCYAVAEGANMPTTLEATEYLQKNGILFAPGKASNAGGVATSALEMSQNSERLSWTFEEVDGKLQNIMVNIFHNLDDAAKRYGMEGNYVAGANIAGFEKVVDAMTAQGIV is encoded by the coding sequence ATGTCATACGTAGATGAAGTGATCGAGCAGGTAGTTGCTCAGAACCCAGCAGAACCTGAATTCCATCAGGCTGTAAAAGAAGTTTTAGAATCATTAAGAGCCGTTGTTGAAGCAAACGAAGAAGCTTTCAGAAGAGATGCTCTTCTTGAACGTCTTGTAAACCCAGAACGCCAGTTCAAATTCCGTGTACCTTGGGTAGACGACAAAGGACAGGTTCATGTTAACACAGGTTACCGTGTACAGTTCAACAGTGCGATCGGACCTTACAAAGGTGGTTTAAGACTTCACCCATCTGTTAACCTTGGAATCATCAAATTCTTAGGATTTGAACAGATCTTCAAAAACTCTTTAACAGGACTTCCTATCGGTGGTGGTAAAGGTGGATCTGACTTCGATCCTAAAGGAAAATCTGACCGTGAGATCATGGCATTCTGCCAGAGCTTCATGACAGAGCTTTGCAAATACATCGGAGCAGATACAGACGTTCCTGCTGGTGATATCGGAACTGGTGCAAGAGAGATCGGTTACATGTTCGGTCAGTATAAGAGAATTCGTGGACTTTATGAAGGAGTTTTAACAGGTAAAGGTTTATCTTATGGTGGATCTTTAGCTCGTACAGAAGCTACAGGATACGGACTTCTTTACTTCACAGACGAAATGTTAAAATGTAATGGTAAATCTATCAAAGGTGCTACAATTGCTGTTTCTGGAGCTGGTAATGTTGCTATTTACGCAATCGAAAAAGCTCAGCAGTTAGGTGCTAAAGTTGTTACAGCTTCTGACTCTACAGGATGGATTTATGACAAAGATGGTATCGATGTTGAATTATTAAAAGAAGTAAAAGAAGTAAAACGTGCTCGTTTAACAGAATACGCTGCTGCTCGTCCAAGTGCTGAATATCACGAAGGAAGAGGAGTTTGGTCTATTCCTGTTGACATTGCTCTTCCATGTGCAACTCAGAACGAATTACACTTAGAAGATGCTAAACAGTTAGTAGCAAACGGATGTTACGCAGTTGCAGAGGGTGCTAACATGCCTACTACATTAGAAGCTACAGAATACTTACAGAAAAACGGAATCTTATTCGCACCTGGTAAAGCTTCTAACGCTGGTGGAGTTGCTACATCTGCTCTTGAAATGTCTCAGAACAGCGAAAGATTAAGCTGGACATTTGAAGAAGTTGATGGAAAATTACAGAACATCATGGTTAACATTTTCCACAACTTAGATGACGCTGCAAAACGTTACGGAATGGAAGGAAACTATGTAGCTGGTGCTAACATTGCAGGATTCGAGAAAGTCGTAGATGCAATGACAGCTCAGGGTATTGTTTAA
- a CDS encoding MATE family efflux transporter, with product MKDLTKGKISTLILGFAIPVFLGNLLQLTYSLADTRIVGSFLGERSLAAVGATTTISNLIVGFLLGLANGFAIITAQKFGAGDKKRVRRSFVIALVLGVIVSAILILIGTVFINPILGFLNVPGKLFIEAKQYILIIIIGLWVTMFYDILMAVMRAIGDTLTPLLILAISVGLNIVLDLLFVAVWKTGTWGAAAATVLAQFIALVICCFYMIHKYELLRLNKNDFKDLESKMIKEMLATGMSMGFMSSLVNIGSLTLQTAINKLGQEIIVAHTAARKITEIYMIMFSVFGQTMATFCGQNMGAGKVDRIKKGMKLAIIYTCVWSTFAMIASYTIGPQLVHMVTGSHKDVVIVNATNYLKFNTIFYYVPAVISIVRNVMQGIGDQITPLVSSGLEMVGKVVIAFTLVPLMGYAGVIVAEPIVWFIMVIPLLVQIIRTPKLKANK from the coding sequence ATGAAAGATCTGACAAAAGGAAAGATTTCAACATTGATCTTAGGATTTGCGATTCCAGTATTTTTAGGAAACTTATTACAGCTTACATACAGTCTTGCTGATACAAGAATTGTCGGAAGTTTTCTTGGAGAGCGATCACTTGCTGCAGTTGGTGCAACGACAACGATCAGTAACTTGATCGTTGGTTTCTTATTAGGTCTGGCCAATGGATTTGCGATCATTACAGCGCAGAAATTTGGAGCAGGTGATAAAAAGAGAGTTCGAAGATCATTTGTGATCGCACTTGTGTTAGGAGTGATCGTTTCTGCTATTTTAATCTTGATCGGAACGGTATTTATCAATCCGATTTTAGGATTTTTGAATGTTCCAGGCAAATTATTTATCGAAGCGAAACAATATATACTGATCATTATCATTGGTTTATGGGTCACGATGTTTTATGATATTTTGATGGCGGTGATGCGTGCCATCGGAGATACGTTAACACCATTATTGATCCTTGCGATTTCTGTAGGATTAAATATCGTACTGGATCTTTTATTTGTTGCAGTATGGAAAACGGGAACATGGGGTGCGGCAGCAGCAACTGTGTTGGCACAGTTTATCGCATTGGTCATTTGTTGCTTTTATATGATTCACAAGTACGAATTATTACGTCTGAATAAAAATGATTTTAAAGATCTGGAATCTAAAATGATCAAAGAAATGCTGGCGACAGGAATGTCTATGGGATTTATGAGTTCTCTTGTGAATATTGGATCACTTACATTACAGACAGCAATCAATAAGCTTGGGCAGGAAATTATCGTAGCCCATACAGCGGCAAGAAAGATCACAGAAATATATATGATCATGTTCAGTGTCTTTGGCCAGACGATGGCAACATTCTGTGGCCAGAATATGGGAGCTGGGAAAGTTGACAGAATTAAGAAAGGTATGAAACTAGCGATCATTTATACATGTGTCTGGTCAACTTTTGCGATGATCGCAAGTTATACGATCGGACCGCAGTTAGTCCATATGGTTACAGGAAGTCACAAAGATGTAGTCATTGTAAATGCAACAAATTACCTGAAGTTTAATACGATCTTTTATTATGTGCCAGCGGTCATCAGCATAGTAAGAAATGTTATGCAAGGAATCGGGGATCAGATTACACCATTAGTATCCAGTGGATTAGAAATGGTCGGAAAAGTGGTGATCGCATTTACATTAGTTCCTTTGATGGGATATGCAGGTGTTATCGTAGCAGAACCGATCGTATGGTTTATCATGGTTATTCCATTGCTCGTACAGATCATAAGAACACCGAAATTAAAAGCAAATAAATAA
- a CDS encoding ABC-2 transporter permease, with protein MKGLLLEYKYRIMESGIKYVIWILLILQLIIGFFGFGTGGAVLSALLVIQINDTMIDDQACGWNQYCKILPVSGRKQVGMRYLLGIVATAIMTIIFLIGRALGVLNVEVPFYEVKQVIQWIVVVSFLCMSIQIPVNLMLHLKNIRNRLVGLPLFLVCYVGGRLIFYAIRKIPRIPGSQVFLKNAVVISIVMVLVSYIGSVLMWKYRKS; from the coding sequence ATGAAAGGTTTGTTATTAGAATACAAATACAGGATTATGGAATCTGGAATTAAATATGTGATTTGGATACTTTTAATTCTTCAGCTGATCATAGGTTTTTTTGGATTTGGTACTGGTGGGGCTGTTTTGTCAGCACTTTTGGTAATACAAATCAATGACACAATGATTGATGATCAAGCCTGTGGATGGAATCAGTATTGCAAGATCTTACCAGTCAGTGGAAGGAAACAAGTTGGTATGAGGTATCTTCTTGGAATTGTAGCGACAGCAATTATGACCATCATATTTTTGATCGGAAGAGCACTTGGCGTTCTCAATGTTGAAGTTCCGTTCTATGAAGTAAAGCAAGTGATTCAATGGATCGTTGTAGTAAGTTTCTTATGCATGTCAATTCAGATTCCAGTAAATCTCATGCTACATTTAAAAAATATAAGAAACAGACTTGTAGGATTGCCATTGTTTTTAGTTTGCTATGTAGGAGGTAGATTGATCTTTTATGCAATACGAAAAATACCAAGAATTCCGGGGAGTCAGGTGTTTTTAAAGAATGCAGTAGTGATATCAATTGTAATGGTTTTGGTTTCTTATATTGGTTCGGTTTTGATGTGGAAATATAGGAAATCGTAG
- a CDS encoding ABC-2 transporter permease, with protein MKGLIRKEWYSLWSQYRIHMLAMLGLGVLLPIIKNTDFFPDESFWIYCAVITIFYILMHSVEYEKKSNWDMYRATFPINGREIVVSKYIFGFGIVIIASILVFAGSMICQKMIVGRINIYFIGRVVKAIWINGTLDMIFVFPILCRYGYDEGRVSAAMIVCFLGMLYPYRLQQLLLNLPFPTIVFMILLFIIWCFSGVLSCKLYEKRNDQ; from the coding sequence ATGAAAGGATTAATACGAAAAGAATGGTATAGTTTGTGGAGTCAGTATCGGATACATATGCTGGCAATGCTGGGGTTAGGAGTATTGCTGCCAATTATAAAAAATACAGACTTTTTCCCTGATGAATCTTTTTGGATATATTGTGCAGTAATAACGATTTTCTATATTCTAATGCATTCGGTAGAATATGAAAAAAAATCAAATTGGGATATGTACAGAGCAACATTTCCAATCAATGGAAGGGAGATTGTTGTTTCAAAATATATCTTTGGTTTTGGGATCGTGATAATCGCGAGTATCTTAGTTTTTGCAGGAAGTATGATCTGCCAGAAGATGATAGTGGGCAGAATCAATATTTACTTTATTGGTCGTGTTGTAAAAGCTATATGGATTAACGGTACATTGGATATGATATTTGTATTTCCGATTTTGTGCAGATATGGATATGACGAAGGAAGGGTATCTGCAGCGATGATCGTATGTTTTCTTGGAATGCTTTACCCATATAGGTTGCAGCAATTGTTATTAAATCTGCCATTCCCGACCATTGTATTTATGATTTTGCTATTTATCATTTGGTGTTTTTCAGGTGTATTGAGTTGCAAATTATACGAGAAGCGGAATGATCAATAA
- a CDS encoding ABC transporter ATP-binding protein, whose amino-acid sequence MKNALELQNVSKSFKGFEMKDMTFSLPEGCILGLVGKNGAGKSTTIRLIMDMIHKDSGTIYVLGKNIEEDFTETKQDIGVVLDEPSFPEYVTADQMNNIMKNIYRNWDEKRYYELIDQFELPKWKKQFKNYSKGMKMKLAIAVALSHHAKLLILDEPTSGLDPFMRDEILDILYEFTRAEDQSVLISSHIVSDLERLCDYIAYIDQGSLKLYEEKDCLIEQYGILKCSKEELKEFDEQAVKGVRENPYGVEALVDRSKMPKDYKTDMATLEEIIVFLSKGQEE is encoded by the coding sequence ATGAAGAATGCATTAGAATTACAAAATGTATCAAAGTCATTTAAAGGATTTGAAATGAAAGATATGACATTTTCACTACCAGAAGGTTGTATTCTTGGACTTGTCGGGAAGAATGGGGCAGGGAAAAGTACTACGATCCGTCTGATTATGGATATGATTCACAAAGACAGCGGAACAATCTATGTGTTAGGAAAGAATATTGAGGAAGATTTTACAGAGACAAAACAGGATATTGGAGTCGTTCTGGATGAGCCATCATTTCCAGAATATGTGACAGCAGACCAGATGAACAATATCATGAAAAATATTTATAGAAACTGGGATGAAAAACGATATTATGAATTGATCGATCAGTTTGAACTTCCAAAATGGAAAAAGCAGTTTAAGAATTACTCGAAAGGAATGAAGATGAAACTTGCAATCGCGGTGGCACTTTCACATCATGCAAAACTGTTAATTCTAGATGAACCAACGAGCGGACTAGACCCATTTATGAGAGATGAGATTTTAGATATTCTTTATGAATTTACAAGGGCAGAAGATCAGTCTGTTTTAATATCTTCTCATATCGTGAGTGATTTGGAAAGACTTTGTGATTATATTGCATATATTGATCAGGGAAGTTTGAAATTATATGAAGAAAAAGATTGCCTGATTGAACAATATGGAATCTTAAAATGTTCCAAAGAAGAGCTGAAAGAATTTGACGAACAGGCAGTTAAAGGAGTAAGAGAAAATCCATATGGAGTTGAAGCATTGGTAGACAGATCGAAGATGCCGAAAGATTATAAGACAGATATGGCAACATTAGAAGAAATTATCGTATTTCTCTCAAAAGGACAGGAAGAATAG
- a CDS encoding GntR family transcriptional regulator: MKIIISNVKNQPIYEQIYEQIKNLIITEELKAGEMLPSIRGLAKDLRISVITTKRAYDELEKDGFINSVAGKGCFVAEKNLELIKEENLKKVEQYLEKAVKLSRTCGLTKDDLIEMIKIIGKDE, from the coding sequence GTGAAAATCATAATCAGCAATGTCAAGAATCAGCCAATCTATGAACAGATTTATGAACAGATCAAGAATTTGATCATTACAGAAGAACTAAAAGCTGGCGAAATGCTTCCATCGATTCGAGGACTTGCGAAGGATTTAAGGATCAGTGTGATCACAACAAAGAGGGCGTATGATGAGCTTGAGAAAGATGGATTTATTAATTCTGTGGCAGGAAAAGGCTGTTTTGTGGCGGAGAAGAATCTGGAGCTTATCAAGGAGGAGAATTTAAAGAAGGTAGAACAATATTTGGAGAAAGCAGTGAAGCTTTCAAGAACATGCGGGTTAACAAAAGATGATCTGATCGAAATGATCAAGATCATTGGAAAGGATGAATAA
- a CDS encoding Rpn family recombination-promoting nuclease/putative transposase, translating to MYLNNNKKINIEMQNRYQNDWTERSLFYNCRMFTDGFYHGQSYGELEPCIHIGILDFNLMRSQGFHHHIKLLDIKTGEEYNDKLQFHVVQLKKLENAAKEEKETELYYWAKLLAAKDWKEVDDTIKGNPYREAVKDEMYKMSQDERERYLYLREEMAYSDEISRMKTAREEGLEEGRKEGKQLFLQCIRLKKQGFSKEKIAEECQVDIPEVEEILKEIEDL from the coding sequence ATTTATCTGAACAATAATAAGAAAATCAATATAGAAATGCAAAATCGTTATCAGAATGATTGGACGGAACGAAGTTTGTTTTATAATTGCAGGATGTTTACAGATGGATTTTATCACGGACAATCATATGGAGAATTAGAACCATGTATACATATAGGTATTTTAGATTTTAATTTGATGAGGAGTCAAGGTTTTCATCATCATATTAAATTATTGGATATAAAAACAGGGGAAGAATATAATGACAAATTGCAATTTCACGTGGTACAATTAAAGAAATTAGAAAATGCTGCCAAGGAAGAAAAAGAAACGGAACTATACTATTGGGCAAAATTACTTGCAGCAAAAGATTGGAAAGAAGTTGACGATACGATTAAAGGAAATCCATATAGAGAGGCGGTGAAAGATGAGATGTATAAAATGAGTCAGGATGAAAGAGAACGATATTTGTATTTGCGAGAAGAAATGGCATATAGTGATGAAATCAGCAGGATGAAAACTGCGAGAGAAGAAGGATTGGAAGAGGGAAGAAAGGAAGGAAAGCAACTATTTTTACAATGTATAAGATTAAAAAAACAAGGTTTTTCAAAGGAAAAAATAGCAGAAGAATGTCAGGTTGATATACCTGAAGTAGAAGAAATCTTGAAAGAAATAGAAGATTTATAA
- a CDS encoding cysteine hydrolase family protein has translation MRNILIVVDMQNDFIDGSLGTKEAQEIVTPVAGKIRNFEGDIYGTLDTHEEDYLSTQEGKNLPVKHCICGEDGWALNSEIMRAIAETKAEVHDFCRKGTFGSMELAQILKETYEDQEVEIELIGLCTDICVISNAMLIKAALPEVKVSVDSSCCAGVTPESHRNALEAMKMCQIEIA, from the coding sequence ATGAGAAATATACTGATTGTCGTCGATATGCAGAATGATTTCATCGACGGAAGCCTTGGAACCAAAGAAGCACAGGAGATCGTAACACCTGTTGCGGGAAAGATTCGTAATTTTGAGGGTGATATCTATGGAACACTCGATACACATGAGGAAGATTATCTTTCCACACAGGAAGGAAAGAATCTTCCAGTCAAACATTGTATCTGTGGAGAAGACGGCTGGGCATTAAACAGCGAAATCATGCGGGCAATCGCAGAGACGAAAGCAGAAGTCCATGATTTCTGTAGAAAAGGAACTTTTGGTTCTATGGAACTGGCACAGATATTGAAGGAAACATATGAAGATCAGGAAGTTGAAATCGAACTGATTGGATTATGTACGGATATCTGTGTGATATCCAATGCAATGCTGATTAAAGCAGCACTGCCGGAAGTGAAGGTAAGTGTTGATTCTTCATGCTGTGCAGGAGTGACTCCTGAGAGTCATAGGAATGCGTTGGAAGCTATGAAGATGTGTCAGATTGAGATAGCATAA
- a CDS encoding GatB/YqeY domain-containing protein, protein MSMIDVIRKEMMTAMKNKDKERKESLSMLLSALKNAQIDKREDLTEAEENTIIAKEIKQTKETMDTCPADRTDIIDECKARLAVLEEFAPEQMSEEQIEAEINAVLAELGIDAPTMKDKGKVMKNLMPRVKGKADGKLVNQLVGAKLS, encoded by the coding sequence ATGAGTATGATTGATGTAATCCGCAAAGAAATGATGACAGCGATGAAGAATAAGGACAAAGAGAGAAAAGAAAGTCTTTCTATGTTATTAAGTGCATTAAAAAACGCACAGATCGATAAGAGAGAAGATCTGACAGAGGCAGAAGAAAACACAATTATCGCAAAAGAGATCAAACAGACAAAAGAGACAATGGATACTTGCCCTGCTGATCGTACAGATATCATTGATGAATGTAAAGCAAGATTAGCAGTCTTAGAAGAGTTTGCACCAGAGCAGATGAGCGAAGAACAGATCGAAGCTGAAATCAATGCTGTATTAGCAGAACTTGGAATTGATGCGCCAACAATGAAAGACAAAGGAAAAGTTATGAAGAACCTGATGCCAAGAGTCAAAGGAAAAGCTGACGGTAAACTTGTAAACCAGCTGGTAGGAGCTAAACTTTCATGA